In Microbacterium maritypicum, the following are encoded in one genomic region:
- the trmD gene encoding tRNA (guanosine(37)-N1)-methyltransferase TrmD encodes MRIDVLSIFPSYFDGLTLSLLGKAQHAGIIDLRVHDLRDWTSDRHNTVDDTPYGGGAGMVMKPEPWGLALDDVAGPSDTAGAERPTIIFPSPAGEVFTQKTARALATHEHLVFGCGRYEGIDERVFEYAADLGEVRLISLGDYVLNGGEVATMAMIEAIGRLIPGVVGNPESLVEESHEDGLLEYPSYTKPASWRERAVPDILLSGNHGAIATWRREQQFERTRLRRPDLLPDDETSQS; translated from the coding sequence GTGCGCATCGACGTCCTCTCCATCTTTCCGTCCTACTTCGACGGCCTGACGCTCTCCCTCCTCGGGAAGGCGCAGCACGCCGGCATCATCGACCTTCGCGTGCATGACCTCCGCGACTGGACGTCCGATCGTCACAACACGGTCGACGACACCCCGTACGGCGGTGGCGCCGGCATGGTCATGAAGCCGGAGCCATGGGGTCTTGCTCTCGATGACGTCGCCGGTCCGTCCGATACGGCGGGGGCCGAGCGACCGACCATCATCTTCCCGTCACCTGCCGGTGAGGTCTTCACGCAGAAGACCGCACGGGCGCTGGCCACCCATGAGCACCTCGTCTTCGGGTGCGGACGTTACGAGGGCATCGACGAACGCGTCTTCGAGTACGCAGCCGACCTCGGCGAGGTGCGCCTCATCAGCCTCGGGGACTACGTCTTAAACGGGGGAGAGGTCGCCACGATGGCGATGATCGAGGCGATCGGGAGGCTCATCCCCGGCGTCGTCGGCAATCCGGAAAGCCTCGTCGAGGAGTCGCACGAGGACGGGCTCCTGGAGTACCCCTCGTACACGAAGCCCGCTTCATGGCGCGAGCGGGCGGTGCCGGACATCCTGCTGAGCGGCAACCACGGGGCGATCGCCACCTGGCGCCGCGAGCAGCAGTTCGAGCGCACCAGGCTGCGTCGCCCTGATCTCCTCCCGGACGACGAGACCTCGCAGTCCTGA
- the rimM gene encoding ribosome maturation factor RimM (Essential for efficient processing of 16S rRNA), whose translation MSRTTDVVPKDRNQGKNQLRVGRLVKAHGLKGGLKLELYTDNPAGRFTPGAGFTVQVPEASPWHGKDITVREYRLMNGNPVVFFEDVDDRESAESLVKAILWIDQDVDEVEDDAWFDHQLVGLDVVRDDAVIGRVIRVEHFPAQDLLIVKSGENEVMVPFVAAIVPTVDVSVGRLIVTPPPGLFEELPDAADAEQPSGSDAEAPE comes from the coding sequence ATGTCGCGGACGACTGACGTGGTGCCGAAGGACCGCAACCAGGGCAAGAATCAGCTGCGCGTCGGGCGTCTCGTGAAGGCGCACGGCCTCAAAGGCGGCCTCAAGCTCGAGCTGTACACCGACAATCCGGCGGGTCGTTTCACCCCCGGTGCCGGCTTCACGGTGCAGGTGCCCGAGGCATCGCCGTGGCACGGCAAGGACATCACCGTTCGCGAATACCGTTTGATGAACGGGAATCCGGTCGTCTTCTTCGAAGATGTCGATGACCGAGAATCCGCCGAGAGCCTCGTGAAGGCGATCCTCTGGATCGACCAGGACGTCGATGAGGTCGAGGACGACGCGTGGTTCGATCACCAGCTCGTGGGGCTCGACGTCGTTCGCGACGATGCGGTCATCGGCCGGGTCATCCGCGTCGAGCACTTCCCGGCGCAGGATCTGCTCATCGTGAAGTCCGGCGAGAACGAGGTCATGGTCCCTTTCGTGGCCGCCATCGTCCCCACCGTCGACGTCTCGGTCGGTCGTCTGATCGTGACGCCGCCGCCGGGACTCTTCGAGGAGCTCCCCGACGCCGCGGATGCCGAGCAGCCGTCGGGCTCGGACGCCGAAGCCCCTGAGTGA
- a CDS encoding RNA-binding protein, producing the protein MLAAALEHIVKGIVDHPEDVRINESTSPRGDLLEVRVHPDDRGRVIGRGGRTAKALRTLVSALADGRRVRVDVADD; encoded by the coding sequence GTGCTCGCCGCCGCGCTCGAACACATCGTCAAGGGGATCGTCGATCACCCGGAAGATGTCCGCATCAATGAATCCACATCGCCGCGAGGCGACCTCCTCGAGGTGCGCGTGCACCCCGATGACCGTGGACGCGTGATCGGGCGCGGCGGCCGCACAGCCAAGGCCCTTCGCACCCTCGTCAGCGCGCTCGCTGACGGGCGTCGGGTCCGCGTCGATGTCGCGGACGACTGA
- the rpsP gene encoding 30S ribosomal protein S16: MAVKIRLKRLGKIRAPYYRIVVADSKTKRDGRVIEEIGKYHPTEEPSFIEVDSERAQYWLSVGAQPTEQVAAILKITGDWGKFKGDADAKSTLKVKEPKAPFEIDASKKSVVKPKAEKKVEAPAEEAPAAADAEAAEAPAADAE, translated from the coding sequence GTGGCTGTCAAGATTCGTCTCAAGCGCCTGGGCAAGATCCGTGCGCCGTACTACCGCATCGTCGTCGCCGACTCGAAGACCAAGCGCGATGGTCGCGTGATCGAGGAGATCGGCAAGTACCACCCCACCGAGGAGCCCTCGTTCATCGAGGTCGACTCCGAGCGTGCGCAGTACTGGCTCTCCGTCGGCGCGCAGCCGACCGAGCAGGTCGCCGCCATCCTCAAGATCACGGGCGACTGGGGCAAGTTCAAGGGCGACGCCGACGCGAAGTCCACCCTCAAGGTGAAGGAGCCCAAGGCTCCCTTCGAGATCGACGCATCCAAGAAGTCCGTCGTCAAGCCCAAGGCCGAGAAGAAGGTGGAGGCCCCCGCTGAGGAGGCTCCCGCCGCGGCCGACGCGGAGGCCGCTGAGGCCCCCGCCGCCGACGCAGAGTAA
- a CDS encoding glutamate--cysteine ligase, which produces MKLEFASSARSTVGLEWEIMLADPVSGDLVGRAPELLAALEAESEDERHTVTGELLTNTIEVTSGIGDSVAHAVDDIANAITAVRTATDPAGIELLSAGSHPFAQWFDQEVTDKSRYHTLIERTQWWGRNMMIWGIHVHIGVEDQRKVFPIINALSAYLPHLQALSASSPFWAGERTGYASNRALVFQQLPTAGLPWPLRDWSQYESYLDDMVRTGVMADATEVRWDIRPAPRWGTIEVRACDGLSTLPELASVAALVQVLVEHFSRELDEGRALPELPAWFHRENKWRAARYGLDARVIVDAAGTQRPVREHLAEVLDELAPVAVELGCVREFGNNAVTLENGASYERQLVIANATAGDLTAVVQHLIREFRSGPESSTEGA; this is translated from the coding sequence GTGAAACTCGAGTTCGCCTCTTCCGCCCGATCCACCGTCGGCCTCGAATGGGAGATCATGCTCGCGGATCCCGTGAGCGGTGACCTCGTCGGACGCGCCCCGGAACTGCTGGCGGCGCTCGAAGCCGAGAGCGAGGATGAGCGCCACACCGTCACCGGCGAGCTGCTCACGAACACGATCGAAGTCACGAGCGGGATCGGCGATTCCGTCGCGCACGCCGTCGACGACATCGCGAACGCCATCACCGCCGTGCGCACCGCGACCGACCCGGCGGGCATCGAACTGCTGTCGGCGGGCAGCCACCCGTTCGCGCAGTGGTTCGATCAGGAGGTCACCGACAAGTCGCGGTATCACACCCTCATCGAGCGCACCCAGTGGTGGGGTCGCAACATGATGATCTGGGGGATCCACGTGCACATCGGGGTGGAAGACCAGCGCAAGGTCTTCCCCATCATCAACGCGCTCTCGGCATACCTCCCCCATCTCCAGGCCCTGTCGGCGTCGAGTCCGTTCTGGGCGGGCGAGCGCACCGGCTACGCCTCGAACCGCGCGCTGGTGTTCCAACAGCTTCCGACGGCCGGACTCCCCTGGCCGTTGCGAGATTGGTCCCAGTACGAGTCGTATCTCGACGACATGGTCCGCACCGGCGTGATGGCGGATGCCACGGAGGTGCGCTGGGACATCCGTCCCGCTCCACGCTGGGGGACCATCGAGGTGCGAGCGTGCGACGGCCTCTCGACGCTGCCGGAGCTTGCGTCGGTCGCGGCGCTCGTGCAGGTGCTCGTCGAGCACTTCTCCCGTGAGCTCGACGAGGGGCGGGCCCTTCCCGAACTCCCGGCGTGGTTCCACCGGGAGAACAAGTGGCGCGCGGCGCGATACGGGCTCGACGCACGGGTCATCGTCGATGCGGCCGGAACGCAGCGCCCGGTGCGAGAGCATCTCGCCGAAGTCCTCGATGAGCTGGCGCCCGTGGCTGTGGAACTCGGTTGCGTCCGCGAATTCGGCAACAACGCCGTCACCCTCGAGAACGGGGCCAGCTACGAACGTCAGCTCGTGATCGCGAACGCCACCGCCGGTGATCTCACCGCCGTCGTGCAGCACCTCATCCGCGAGTTCCGTTCCGGACCCGAGTCCTCGACGGAAGGCGCGTAG
- a CDS encoding sugar-binding transcriptional regulator, which translates to MVGQSAETRDSKLIAALTAAQLYYMQDKTMEVIAQELGTSRSSVSRLLSFARESGLVDIRINSPLERLGMLEQRIRDRHRVAAHVVPMPEILSEVERLERVALTAGRLLSQFVDSNMIIGVAWGSTISAVSRGLTQKETHNTTFVQLNGAGNTQTTGVEYSSDILQRFGSAFGAQVQQFPVPAFFDDPATREAMWRERSTRRVLDLQAKMDVAVFSLGSPAAEVPSRVYVGGYLGRDDYRSLREDHAIGDVATVFFRSDGSWRDIRVNARATGPGLDRLRRVPRRICVVSGIPKLVSLRAALSAGLITDVVLDEGLARRLVED; encoded by the coding sequence ATGGTCGGTCAGAGCGCGGAAACCCGCGATAGCAAGCTGATCGCGGCGCTCACTGCCGCGCAGCTCTACTACATGCAGGACAAGACGATGGAGGTGATCGCGCAGGAGCTCGGCACCTCCCGGTCCTCGGTCTCTCGACTCTTGAGCTTCGCCCGGGAGAGCGGCCTGGTCGACATCCGCATCAATTCACCGCTGGAGCGGCTGGGCATGCTCGAGCAGCGCATCCGTGACCGGCATCGGGTGGCCGCACATGTCGTTCCCATGCCCGAGATCCTCAGCGAGGTGGAACGACTCGAGCGCGTCGCGCTCACGGCCGGGCGCCTGCTGTCGCAGTTCGTCGACTCCAACATGATCATCGGTGTGGCCTGGGGATCGACGATCAGTGCGGTGAGCCGCGGCCTCACGCAGAAGGAGACGCACAACACGACCTTCGTGCAGCTCAACGGGGCGGGCAACACCCAGACCACCGGTGTCGAGTACTCCAGCGACATCCTGCAGCGGTTCGGCAGTGCCTTCGGCGCGCAGGTGCAGCAGTTCCCCGTTCCTGCCTTCTTCGACGACCCTGCGACCCGGGAGGCGATGTGGCGCGAACGCAGCACCCGTCGAGTCCTCGATCTGCAGGCGAAGATGGACGTCGCGGTCTTCAGTCTTGGGTCTCCGGCTGCCGAGGTCCCGAGTCGTGTGTACGTCGGCGGATATCTCGGGCGCGACGACTACCGCAGCCTGCGCGAGGATCACGCGATCGGTGACGTCGCCACGGTGTTCTTCCGGTCAGACGGCTCCTGGCGGGATATCCGTGTGAACGCCAGGGCGACCGGGCCGGGGCTCGACCGCCTGCGTCGCGTTCCGCGACGGATATGCGTCGTTTCGGGCATCCCGAAGCTGGTGAGCCTCCGGGCCGCCCTCTCTGCCGGGCTCATCACCGACGTCGTTCTGGATGAGGGACTCGCCCGGCGTCTCGTCGAGGACTGA
- a CDS encoding glycerol-3-phosphate dehydrogenase/oxidase: MIDSTHSSAERAEVRAVRESGRTSVLVIGGGINGISTFRDLALQGVDVLLVERGDFASGASSASSHMIHGGIRYLENGEFRLVRESVEERNGLLKIAPHYVKPLQTTIPIYSTFSGILSAPLRFLTHKSGKPQERGAFLIKVGLTIYDTFSRDGGMVPRHRFLGRKKSLAELPSLDPNIKYTATYYDASMHDPERLALDVLQDGRAAHPEAHALNYVEAIAREGDEVVLRDRESGTEFRVHADVVVNASGPWTDLTNDALGEDTRFMGGTKGSHIVLDHPELLEATQGREIFFEHSDGRIVLIYPLKGRVLVGTTDIDADPREVPVCTEEEVDYFFELIHHVFPTIPVSRDQIVYKFSGIRPLPRHEDTAPGFVSRDYRIEVDEKGAVPLVSLVGGKWTTFRALGESLSDTVLSLIDRTRTVSTAGRAIGGGREFPRTEKARRIWIQENLPGAGARADQLLARYGTRAADVWAYVEQGPDSPLAGGDLSTRELEWMVHNEMVARLEDIVLRRTSIAFTGNADAEVLDEIADALAPMLGWDRSRHDAELDQTRQLLNDRHGLDIRSRTRG, encoded by the coding sequence ATGATCGATTCCACACACTCGTCAGCGGAGCGCGCGGAGGTTCGCGCCGTCCGCGAATCCGGACGCACGAGCGTCCTCGTCATCGGCGGCGGGATCAACGGGATCTCCACGTTCCGTGACTTGGCACTCCAGGGAGTCGACGTGCTGCTCGTCGAACGAGGAGACTTCGCCTCCGGCGCATCCTCCGCATCGAGCCACATGATCCACGGCGGCATCCGCTATCTCGAGAACGGCGAGTTCCGGCTCGTGCGCGAGTCCGTCGAGGAGCGCAACGGACTGCTCAAGATCGCCCCTCACTACGTGAAGCCACTGCAGACGACCATCCCGATCTACTCCACGTTCTCGGGTATCCTCTCCGCGCCTCTGAGGTTCCTGACGCACAAGAGCGGCAAGCCCCAGGAGCGCGGCGCGTTCCTGATCAAGGTCGGTCTGACGATCTACGACACGTTCTCGCGTGACGGCGGGATGGTGCCCCGACACCGCTTCCTCGGTCGGAAGAAGTCACTCGCAGAGCTGCCCTCGCTAGACCCGAACATCAAGTACACGGCGACCTACTACGACGCCTCGATGCACGACCCCGAGCGTCTCGCGCTCGACGTGCTCCAGGATGGTCGCGCAGCGCACCCCGAAGCGCATGCACTCAACTACGTCGAGGCGATCGCGCGCGAGGGCGATGAGGTCGTCCTCCGCGATCGCGAGAGCGGAACCGAATTCCGCGTGCACGCCGACGTGGTGGTGAACGCCTCCGGCCCCTGGACGGACCTCACGAACGACGCACTCGGCGAGGACACCCGGTTCATGGGAGGCACCAAGGGTTCGCACATCGTGCTGGACCACCCGGAGCTTCTCGAGGCGACGCAGGGCCGGGAGATCTTCTTCGAACACTCCGACGGCCGCATCGTCCTCATCTACCCGCTCAAGGGACGAGTGCTCGTCGGCACCACCGACATCGACGCCGACCCGCGCGAGGTCCCGGTGTGCACGGAGGAAGAGGTCGACTACTTCTTCGAACTGATCCACCACGTCTTCCCGACGATTCCGGTCTCCCGCGATCAGATCGTCTACAAGTTCTCCGGTATCCGTCCGCTGCCGCGTCACGAGGACACCGCCCCCGGGTTCGTGTCACGCGACTACCGCATCGAAGTCGATGAGAAGGGTGCCGTCCCGCTCGTCAGCCTCGTCGGCGGCAAGTGGACCACGTTCCGCGCGCTCGGCGAGTCGCTCTCCGACACCGTGCTGAGCCTGATCGACCGCACCAGGACAGTCTCCACCGCCGGACGCGCGATCGGCGGCGGCCGCGAGTTCCCGCGTACTGAGAAGGCACGCCGGATCTGGATCCAGGAGAACCTCCCCGGCGCCGGGGCACGTGCCGACCAGCTGCTCGCGAGATACGGAACCCGCGCGGCGGACGTGTGGGCGTACGTCGAGCAGGGACCGGACTCCCCCCTTGCCGGCGGCGACCTCTCCACCCGCGAACTCGAGTGGATGGTGCACAACGAGATGGTGGCGCGCCTGGAGGACATCGTGCTCCGCCGCACGAGCATCGCCTTCACCGGCAACGCCGACGCCGAGGTGCTCGATGAGATCGCCGATGCGCTCGCACCGATGCTCGGCTGGGACCGCTCGCGCCACGACGCCGAGCTCGACCAGACGCGCCAGCTGCTGAACGATCGACACGGACTCGATATCCGATCCCGCACCCGCGGCTGA
- a CDS encoding MIP/aquaporin family protein, which produces MADVNLGLYLLSELVGTAMLVLLGCGVVANVALAKNKGFGGGFLMVNWGWGLAVFAGVLVSAYSGAILNPAVGIGLMVAGKISVVMFLTATAAELVGAVLGAIVVWLAYKQHFDEEPEAANKLGVFSTGPAIRSYGWNLVTEIIGTFVLVFGIFAFADYGDIEVGVPGGLGPLTALPVALLVVGIGASLGGPTGYAINPARDLGPRIAHAILPIKGKGASDWSYSWVPVVGPLIGGVIAALAAPVLLGLAA; this is translated from the coding sequence ATGGCTGATGTGAATCTCGGTCTCTACTTGCTCTCGGAGTTGGTCGGCACAGCGATGCTGGTCCTCCTCGGTTGTGGTGTGGTCGCCAACGTGGCACTTGCGAAGAACAAGGGCTTCGGCGGAGGCTTCCTGATGGTCAACTGGGGATGGGGCCTCGCGGTCTTCGCCGGTGTGCTCGTCTCCGCGTACTCCGGTGCGATCCTCAACCCTGCAGTCGGTATCGGCCTCATGGTCGCCGGCAAGATCAGCGTCGTGATGTTCCTCACCGCCACGGCGGCGGAACTCGTCGGAGCCGTCCTCGGTGCGATCGTCGTCTGGCTCGCCTACAAGCAGCACTTCGACGAGGAGCCGGAGGCTGCCAACAAGCTCGGCGTCTTCTCCACCGGCCCCGCCATCCGTTCCTACGGCTGGAACCTCGTGACGGAGATCATCGGCACCTTCGTGCTCGTGTTCGGCATCTTCGCGTTCGCCGACTACGGCGACATCGAGGTCGGCGTTCCCGGGGGCCTCGGCCCGCTCACCGCGCTTCCGGTGGCCCTGCTCGTGGTCGGCATCGGCGCCTCTCTCGGTGGCCCGACCGGCTACGCGATCAACCCCGCCCGTGACCTCGGTCCGCGCATCGCTCACGCGATCCTGCCGATCAAGGGCAAGGGCGCCAGCGACTGGTCCTACTCGTGGGTCCCCGTCGTCGGCCCCCTCATCGGTGGTGTGATCGCCGCCCTTGCTGCACCCGTGCTGCTCGGCCTCGCCGCCTGA
- the glpK gene encoding glycerol kinase GlpK, with product MADYIIAIDQGTTSSRAIIFDKKGSIVATGQKEHEQILPKAGWVEHDAAEIWRNVQEVIGLALGRADLTRHDIAAVGITNQRETAVVWDKKTGKPAYNAIVWQDTRTQDIVDRLAADGGVERFKPVVGLPLATYFSGTKIAWILENVEGAREKAEAGDLIFGTTDSWVLWNLTGGADGGVHVTDVTNASRTMFMDLETLEWRDDILEAFGVPRSMMPEIRSSSEVYGTAESSSLLRETPIAGILGDQQAATFGQAAFQTGESKNTYGTGCFLIFNTGEEIVHSKNGLLTTVGYKLGDGPTHYALEGSIAVTGSLIQWLRDQLGIISSAPEVEKLAEQVEDNGGVYIVPAFSGLFAPYWRSDARGAIVGLTRYANKNHIARAALEAVAFQTRDVLDAVNADAGVDLTELKVDGGMVANDALMQFQADVLGVPVVRPVVAETTALGAAYAAGLAVGFWNGLDDLSANWQEDKRWEPSMEDAERDRQLRLWRKAVTKSMDWVDDDVK from the coding sequence GTGGCTGACTACATCATCGCCATCGACCAGGGAACGACGTCGAGTCGCGCGATCATCTTCGACAAGAAGGGCAGCATCGTCGCGACCGGCCAGAAGGAGCACGAACAGATCCTTCCGAAGGCTGGTTGGGTCGAGCACGACGCGGCCGAGATCTGGCGCAACGTGCAGGAGGTCATCGGGCTGGCCCTCGGCCGGGCCGATCTGACGCGTCACGACATCGCCGCCGTCGGCATCACGAACCAGCGCGAGACCGCCGTCGTGTGGGACAAGAAGACCGGGAAGCCGGCCTACAACGCGATCGTCTGGCAGGACACCCGCACGCAGGACATCGTCGACCGCCTGGCGGCTGACGGCGGCGTCGAGCGGTTCAAGCCGGTCGTCGGCCTCCCGCTGGCGACGTACTTCTCCGGCACCAAGATCGCCTGGATCCTCGAGAACGTCGAGGGTGCGCGCGAGAAGGCGGAGGCGGGCGACCTGATCTTCGGCACCACCGACAGCTGGGTCCTCTGGAACCTCACCGGTGGAGCCGATGGCGGCGTGCACGTCACGGATGTCACGAATGCCTCCCGCACGATGTTCATGGACCTCGAGACGCTCGAGTGGCGCGACGACATCCTCGAGGCGTTCGGCGTGCCGCGCTCGATGATGCCGGAGATCCGCTCCTCGTCCGAGGTATACGGCACCGCCGAGAGCTCGTCGCTGCTGCGCGAGACGCCGATCGCCGGCATCCTGGGCGACCAGCAGGCGGCGACGTTCGGGCAGGCCGCGTTCCAGACCGGCGAGAGCAAGAACACCTACGGAACGGGTTGCTTCCTGATCTTCAACACGGGCGAGGAGATCGTCCACTCGAAGAACGGGCTGCTCACCACTGTGGGGTACAAGCTCGGCGACGGCCCGACGCACTACGCGCTGGAGGGCTCCATCGCCGTCACCGGGTCCCTCATCCAGTGGCTGCGTGACCAGCTCGGCATCATCTCCTCGGCCCCCGAGGTCGAAAAGCTGGCCGAGCAGGTCGAGGACAACGGCGGCGTGTACATCGTCCCGGCGTTCTCGGGTCTGTTCGCGCCATACTGGCGCTCGGACGCCCGTGGCGCGATCGTGGGCCTCACCCGCTACGCCAACAAGAACCACATCGCGCGCGCTGCGCTGGAGGCCGTGGCCTTCCAGACTCGCGACGTGCTCGATGCGGTCAACGCCGACGCCGGAGTGGACCTGACCGAGCTCAAGGTCGATGGCGGCATGGTCGCCAACGATGCGCTCATGCAGTTCCAGGCCGACGTGCTCGGCGTGCCGGTGGTGCGCCCGGTCGTCGCAGAGACGACGGCACTCGGCGCAGCGTACGCAGCCGGCCTCGCCGTCGGATTCTGGAACGGCTTGGATGACCTGTCCGCGAACTGGCAGGAAGACAAGCGCTGGGAGCCCTCCATGGAGGACGCGGAGCGCGACCGTCAGCTGCGCCTGTGGCGCAAGGCCGTCACCAAGTCGATGGACTGGGTCGACGACGACGTGAAGTGA
- a CDS encoding LysR family transcriptional regulator, giving the protein MELQQLRYVVEVAAASSFTRAAERCFVTQSALSHQIAALERELGQRLFVRSSRSVRLSEAGEAFLEHARTALRAAEQARESVAAAVGVVTGTLRIGVIPTVTAVDIPEVLVAYRAAHPLARVELQVGNSDVLMTRLRHGELDVALLGLREGAEPLGVASRVLSRDRLVAAFPRGHELCETGALTLHDLAGATFADFPAGTSGRAQSDAAFASAELSRDVAFEADSATLLLGLVAAGLAVTLLAPGTIERSAADVATAEVRDGPVRVEHLAWDLAAPRNVAKAFLAVIDDVVPGNAKAGPEEHSGPAFL; this is encoded by the coding sequence ATGGAACTCCAACAGCTCCGGTATGTCGTCGAGGTGGCCGCGGCCTCCAGCTTCACTCGTGCGGCCGAACGGTGCTTCGTCACGCAGTCCGCGTTGAGTCATCAGATCGCCGCTCTCGAGCGTGAGCTCGGTCAGCGACTGTTCGTGAGATCGAGTCGCAGCGTTCGTCTGAGCGAGGCGGGGGAGGCGTTCCTGGAGCACGCGCGGACGGCGCTCCGGGCGGCAGAGCAGGCGCGGGAGAGCGTAGCCGCAGCGGTGGGCGTGGTGACCGGCACGCTCCGGATCGGCGTCATCCCGACGGTGACCGCCGTCGACATCCCGGAGGTGCTGGTCGCGTACCGGGCCGCGCATCCGCTCGCGCGAGTCGAGCTGCAGGTGGGGAACAGCGACGTGCTGATGACGCGCCTGCGTCACGGGGAACTCGATGTCGCTCTGCTCGGCCTGCGCGAAGGAGCGGAACCACTCGGGGTGGCTTCGCGTGTACTCTCTCGTGACCGGCTGGTGGCGGCATTCCCTCGTGGGCATGAGCTCTGCGAGACAGGCGCGCTGACGCTCCATGACCTCGCCGGTGCGACGTTCGCCGACTTCCCGGCGGGCACCTCGGGGCGCGCGCAGAGCGATGCCGCCTTCGCATCCGCGGAACTGTCGCGGGATGTCGCCTTCGAGGCGGACTCCGCCACCCTCCTCCTCGGTCTGGTCGCCGCCGGGCTGGCGGTGACTCTGCTCGCACCGGGGACGATCGAACGATCTGCGGCAGATGTCGCGACCGCCGAGGTCCGCGACGGTCCCGTACGCGTGGAGCACCTGGCGTGGGACCTCGCGGCACCACGGAATGTGGCGAAGGCCTTCCTCGCCGTCATTGACGACGTCGTTCCCGGGAACGCGAAAGCGGGCCCGGAGGAGCACTCCGGACCCGCTTTCCTGTGA
- a CDS encoding EamA family transporter has translation MNRLTLVLLTALAPIAWGTTYLVTTELLPPGHPLFAGLLRALPAGLLAVLISRRLPHGSWWWKSFVLGALNIGAFFPLLFLAAERLPGGVAAAVAGAQPLIVLMLGALVLQERIRPLTAAAAVIGAGGVALVVLGPAAELDFWGVLAAIGGVTATGAGMILTKRWGRPEGVGPIAYAGWQLSAGGLLLLPLTLAVEGVPAAIDGGAALGYLWLGTAGGIVAYTLWFRGIQQLPVIAPGLLALLSPIVATILGVLVAGERFTVVQAFGLTLTIGALILGQIVARPPAADARRSRQTSSAALAAPR, from the coding sequence ATGAACCGCCTGACGCTCGTGCTGTTGACCGCACTCGCCCCCATCGCCTGGGGGACCACATACCTCGTAACCACGGAGCTGCTTCCGCCGGGTCATCCGCTCTTCGCCGGCCTGCTCCGCGCCCTCCCGGCCGGGCTGCTGGCCGTGCTCATCAGCCGACGACTGCCCCACGGGTCGTGGTGGTGGAAGTCCTTCGTGCTCGGCGCGCTCAACATCGGGGCTTTCTTCCCCCTCCTGTTCCTGGCGGCCGAGCGGCTTCCCGGCGGAGTCGCCGCCGCTGTTGCGGGAGCTCAACCGCTCATCGTGCTGATGCTCGGCGCCCTCGTCCTGCAGGAGAGGATCAGACCCCTCACCGCAGCGGCGGCAGTCATCGGAGCCGGCGGCGTGGCGCTCGTCGTCCTGGGGCCGGCCGCGGAACTCGACTTCTGGGGTGTGCTGGCTGCGATCGGAGGCGTCACCGCCACCGGAGCGGGGATGATCCTCACCAAGCGCTGGGGGCGGCCTGAGGGGGTCGGCCCGATCGCGTACGCCGGATGGCAGCTTTCGGCTGGTGGATTGCTGCTGCTCCCGCTCACACTCGCGGTCGAAGGCGTGCCCGCCGCGATCGACGGTGGAGCCGCGCTCGGCTATCTCTGGCTCGGCACCGCCGGCGGGATCGTCGCGTACACGCTGTGGTTCCGAGGCATCCAGCAGCTCCCGGTGATCGCGCCGGGCCTGCTCGCACTACTCTCCCCCATCGTCGCGACGATCCTGGGTGTGCTGGTCGCGGGTGAGCGCTTCACGGTTGTCCAGGCGTTCGGCCTGACCCTCACGATCGGCGCGCTCATCCTCGGACAGATCGTCGCCCGGCCGCCGGCCGCAGACGCCAGGCGATCGCGGCAGACGTCATCCGCCGCCCTGGCCGCTCCGCGCTGA